The window CGCTGCGCTTCCTCGCTATTAAACCAAAACAACCGGGCCAATCCTCCGCCTCCTCCCCTGCTCTCGCCATCGCCCGCCCGCACGCCCGCGCAGAACCCACCCAAGACCCAAcccctcgctcgctcgctcgctcgccgaGATCCATGGCGGCCGCGGCGCGGGAGGGGGAGTTCAGCGAGCGCGAGCTGGAGGTGGCCGCCATTCTCGCGGACCTGCCGTCCATCGTGCGGGCcagcaaccgccgccgccgccagcaggagaagcagcagcggcggcagcagGCGCGGCCGGAGATCCCCTCCTGGGGCCGGCGCCGGCCGCGGAGGGCCCCGGCGGAGGCTGCTGCGGCGCCGCCGGCCGAGAAGCCCGTGGCGGCCGATGATGATAGGAGTGAGGGCGTCGCCAGCCCGGACACCCCGCTCGCCTTCCCCGAGGACGACGAGCACGCCGAGGCCGCCGCCGCGGCGGCCACGGAGGACGAGGCCAAGGCGACCGCGCAGGACAAGGTGAGCCGCCGGGCCGCGAGATCTGCGCCCGCTCGCCTCCCTCCATCAATTCAGCCCGCTTCGATTCCGATTTCTTGCCGCTCGTTGACGTgttcctcctcgtcttcctctgcCTCTGTTCAGTGGgcgcaggagcagcgcggcgtggtcGCGAGCTTGTCCCACGAGAACGCCCATCTGCTAAAGGTCCGTGACGGCCTCCGCCTTTTCTTTTCCTCCTTCGAGCTGTCTCTTTTTTGTCGAATTACGTGGGGAATCATTGCCGATCTCGTCACGCGTCCTCCTCTGCTCCATGGATTGGACGGATTAGCTCCGGCGATTTATTTTGAAATAACCTCGATTTATTAGCCGTCTTGATCGCAAATCGGTGGTACTGTTCCTCTAACACTGTTCCCCGCTCACTGGTGAATCCAACAGCAAATCGAGGACTTCAGGGCCCGGCTGCACACCTCGCGGAGCACCAACGACAGCCTCAAGCAGATTCAGCAGAGCAAGGTGATGAGCTCTCCTCCCCCGAATCTCCGCTCGAACCAGTCGATCGGTCGTTCGTCCGTTCGATCCGGTTCGCTGTTACAGCGCAGTGATTCCCTGTCTTCCTTGCGGTGCAATCTCTCTCGTGGACTCCCCGATTCAATCCGCCATTGACCACGCCAAGTTCCTGCTTTTATTTACTTCCTGTTTTCCGCGGCTTCCTTTCCTGGATTGGACGGATTGGGGGCCTCGTGTCGCCCGCTAACCGCATTGCGCGAACTTGGCAAGCGAGGCTAACGCGGGCGCCACGTGTCTCTCTTCTGCAGCACAAGAAGCGGCACCGgccggaggaggaagacgaggggcGGAGATGGAGGCTGCCGCAGGCCCGCGCCGCCGACCGGCCGGCGCTGGACCTCAACGAGCCGGCGGAGGCCGACGCCGAGGACGGCAGGCAGCCACAGATTGCCGCTCCGGCGGCGCAGTGGGTCCACCGAGGGCACCACCACCAGcagaatcagcagcagcagctgaTGCAGATGCAGCacaaggcggcgcggcggcggcggcaggagatCCGGCGGGCCAAGGCCGCGGCGGGCAGGACGCGGCGGCAGGGATAAGGATAGAGCGCGGCGGGGCCACAACAACGGCCAGCGCAATGTCGAGATTTTTTTTCAGTTGAGGCGTGCTGGTACTAGCGGTACCCCGTGCTAGATCAAGAGTGCGACGCCATTTTGGCTGGCTTGGAATTTTGCGAGCTGTGATTTTCCATGGACGAGCTGCGCGAGGTAGTGCCGGTGGTCGTATACTAGTATAGCGGTAGAACTCCAGCTAAAAGTTGTATCATCTGTTGGCAATTAGCCAACATTAATTTAAAATTACAATAAACAATAGTATATTACATTCATGAATACTGGTATTATGTGTTCATTATGGCGTATATGAGTGGGTTAGTGTGTTCATCCTTTTTCTTTGACCTTTTGAAATCGTATTAGAACATCTGTTCATCTTGAGACTAGTAAGCTTGGCACTCCATTAGCTTTGGTTAGCACTTCTCATCACCAATTCATCATACGGCTTGAAATCGTGTGCATAGTTAGTAGTGCTTCTCACCATACGTTGGCATTTTTTTTCTATGGAGACCATACGTCGGACTCATTACACGGGGCTTGTGGTGCACCTAAGACATAAAAAGTTGCAAAGAAATATATCAAAAATTTGACAGGGATACGCAATAACCTTTTCTTTTTCGCGGGGAGCACAAGAACCGAACATATATAAAATTTCAAATCAAAAATTTTAAACATAGCTAGAGAAACAAAAATGATAAATTTGTTAACAATATCGACAATGACCCAACATGAAGCGCGGCTTACATTACGTACTATTTAGCGTTGATTTTGTCTCTTTTTTCTTGACCTGTGTTACAATATGGATTTAGAATATTgtgacatcatacatatttgtattATCAATGTCAAATTTGTTTAACAGTTCTTTGAAAATTCTAAACGCATTTATGGGAGATGGGTGCCAAGCACACCATAAGCCCCGGTACACGGAAGAGGATTTGTAGCACCTGGGTGCTCCATACTCCTATATGAACATTAAGTTCAAAAAAATActgaaaaatttcaaaaaaaatctagggTTTTGGGACATGAAACCTGTGTGCCCAATCTACTTTCGTGTCAAATTTCGTGAAAAAAATACCGAAACGTATCTGTGGCAAAAAGGCAAAATTCTTATGAATAGAAAAAAACAGTTTGGATGAATTTTAGTTCGGATTGTATTTTCTTCGTCATGGATACATTTCCTGGTATTTTTCTATGAAACTTCATATGGGAGTAACTTGGGCACCCAAGTTTAAGATTCAagatttcattttttaaaatttcCCTGGTATATTTTAATTTGATTTTCATATAGGGGAGTGGAGCACCTAGGTGCTCCTATGTATTTCCCCCCGGTAGGAAGAGGATTTGTAGCACGTGGGGTGATCCATACCCCTATATGAACATTTAGTTCAAAAAATTACTGGGAAATTTCATACAAATTTTGGGGTTCAGGGATATGAAACCTGGGTGCCCAATCTACTTTGATGTGAAATTTGGTGAAAAAATACCAGAAAATGTATCCGTggcaaaaaaaaacacaaaaacttCTTATGTACAAAAAAAAAACTGTTTGGATGTACACCAAATACTTTCATGTGGGCCAGTAGGCAGGGTGTTCTTGAGCCACGCTTGGTAGTACCATTAAGGTTGAGCCACACCTAGTGCCACCAGACTTTTTTACGGCAcccccgcgttcagcacacgttcagcttgatgacgtcctcgccttcttgatccagcaagacgggcgaagtagtagatgagttccggcagcacgacagtgtggtgacggtgatggtgtaaCTATCTCCGCAGGGGTTTGCCGAGCACTACGAAAATTATGACTGAGGACGAAGTagagggagaggggcgccgcacacggcttggggatcgtggtgtgtgttgcccctctccctcctcacatatatataggtggaggggggagAGGAGGCAGCCTAAGGCGCCCCCAAGGGGCCGGCGGCTAGCCTAGGGCTTGCGGTGGCTGTGCCGCCTTCCATATATGGACATGGGGGGAAGGAACGGGGGGCTGGCTGCCTTAGGtcatctcccccttccttccctccttccTTGGCGCGTGGGCAAGGGTGGtggggcgcgccagcccccttgtgggctggtgtgctccccctttggcccataaggcccaccacTTACCGgtggcctcccggaaccccttTTAGCACTCCGATAAATACTCGGTACTTTTTGAAACCTTTCCGGAGACCAAATTgtcggggaacgcagtaatttcaaaaaaaattcctacgcacacgcaagatcgtggtgatggcatagcaacgagaggggagagtgttgtccacgtaccctcgtagaccgtaagcggaagcgttatg is drawn from Triticum dicoccoides isolate Atlit2015 ecotype Zavitan chromosome 6B, WEW_v2.0, whole genome shotgun sequence and contains these coding sequences:
- the LOC119326502 gene encoding uncharacterized abhydrolase domain-containing protein DDB_G0269086-like isoform X2, with product MAAAAREGEFSERELEVAAILADLPSIVRASNRRRRQQEKQQRRQQARPEIPSWGRRRPRRAPAEAAAAPPAEKPVAADDDRSEGVASPDTPLAFPEDDEHAEAAAAAATEDEAKATAQDKQIEDFRARLHTSRSTNDSLKQIQQSKHKKRHRPEEEDEGRRWRLPQARAADRPALDLNEPAEADAEDGRQPQIAAPAAQWVHRGHHHQQNQQQQLMQMQHKAARRRRQEIRRAKAAAGRTRRQG
- the LOC119326502 gene encoding uncharacterized abhydrolase domain-containing protein DDB_G0269086-like isoform X1 is translated as MAAAAREGEFSERELEVAAILADLPSIVRASNRRRRQQEKQQRRQQARPEIPSWGRRRPRRAPAEAAAAPPAEKPVAADDDRSEGVASPDTPLAFPEDDEHAEAAAAAATEDEAKATAQDKWAQEQRGVVASLSHENAHLLKQIEDFRARLHTSRSTNDSLKQIQQSKHKKRHRPEEEDEGRRWRLPQARAADRPALDLNEPAEADAEDGRQPQIAAPAAQWVHRGHHHQQNQQQQLMQMQHKAARRRRQEIRRAKAAAGRTRRQG